A genomic segment from Cuculus canorus isolate bCucCan1 chromosome 18, bCucCan1.pri, whole genome shotgun sequence encodes:
- the TEN1 gene encoding CST complex subunit TEN1 isoform X2 has protein sequence MSAHRQLCEMLPSAAVYYFPWEVNSSVPEGEALRTFGKLCSYNLVRSEAVLTAQHSSAQHRVCVNTEFVEPFQAQLGSRYLVVGEVEHREGEGPVLKARILTCVEGMNVPLLEEAIQEQRKYFSKRQERMGNSTS, from the exons ATGAGT gcccATCGGCAATTGTGTGAGATGCTGCCAAGTGCTGCTGTCTATTACTTCCCGTGGGAGGTCAACAGCTCAGTCCCAGAGGGAGAGGCACTAAGGACGTTTGGCAA GTTATGTTCCTACAACCTAGTCCGGTCCGAAGCTGTTCTCactgctcagcacagctcagctcaaCACCGGGTCTGTGTCAACACCGAATTTGTGGAGCCGTTCCAAGCCCAGCTGGGATCTCGCTACCTGGTCGTGGGAGAGGTTGAACACAGGGAAG GTGAGGGTCCTGTGCTAAAGGCGCGAATATTGACCTGCGTGGAAGGGATGAATGTGCCCTTGCTGGAAGAAGCCATACAGGAGCAGAGGAAATACTTCAGTAAGAGGCAGGAGCGGATGGGAAACAGTACATCctga
- the TEN1 gene encoding CST complex subunit TEN1 isoform X1, translating into MLPSAAVYYFPWEVNSSVPEGEALRTFGKLCSYNLVRSEAVLTAQHSSAQHRVCVNTEFVEPFQAQLGSRYLVVGEVEHREGEGPVLKARILTCVEGMNVPLLEEAIQEQRKYFSKRQERMGNSTS; encoded by the exons ATGCTGCCAAGTGCTGCTGTCTATTACTTCCCGTGGGAGGTCAACAGCTCAGTCCCAGAGGGAGAGGCACTAAGGACGTTTGGCAA GTTATGTTCCTACAACCTAGTCCGGTCCGAAGCTGTTCTCactgctcagcacagctcagctcaaCACCGGGTCTGTGTCAACACCGAATTTGTGGAGCCGTTCCAAGCCCAGCTGGGATCTCGCTACCTGGTCGTGGGAGAGGTTGAACACAGGGAAG GTGAGGGTCCTGTGCTAAAGGCGCGAATATTGACCTGCGTGGAAGGGATGAATGTGCCCTTGCTGGAAGAAGCCATACAGGAGCAGAGGAAATACTTCAGTAAGAGGCAGGAGCGGATGGGAAACAGTACATCctga
- the CDK3 gene encoding cyclin-dependent kinase 3: protein MFQKVEKIGAGTYGVVYKACLKRARGAAGGPQEDLLGCVSGMGPRLLDVVHSQMLYIAFEHLNQDLKKHMDSSLIRELPLSLVKKYLFQLLHGVRFCHLHRVIHRDLKPQSLLINEAGAIKPANSVLARTFGVPVCTYTHEVVTLWYRAPEILLRCKHYSTAVDIWSIGCIFAEMVKWV, encoded by the exons ATGTTCCAGAAGGTGGAGAAGATCGGGGCGGGCACCTACGGTGTGGTGTACAAGGCTTGTCTCAAGCGCGCGCGCGGGGCAGCTGGTGGCCCTCAAGAAGATCTGCTTGGATGCGTGAGTGGGATGGGGCCCAG GCTCCTGGATGTTGTGCATAGCCAGATGCTCTATATAGCGTTTGAGCATCTGAATCAGGACCTCAAGAAACACATGGACTCATCTCTGATCAGAGAGCTTCCTTTAAGCCTGGTCAAG AAATatcttttccagctgctgcatgGTGTGAGGTTCTGCCACTTGCACAGGGTCATCCATAGGGACCTGAAGCCACAGAGCTTGCTCATTAACGAAGCAGGAGCAATCAAACCGGCCAATTCTGTACTGGCAAGAACTTTTGGAGTCCCCGTGTGCACATACACTCACGAG GTGGTCACTCTGTGGTACCGAGCCCCTGAAATACTGCTGAGATGCAAACACTACTCGACAGCTGTGGATATCTGGAGCATCGGATGCATCTTTGCAGAAATGGTAAAATGGGTTTAA